From a single Lineus longissimus chromosome 16, tnLinLong1.2, whole genome shotgun sequence genomic region:
- the LOC135500216 gene encoding 10 kDa heat shock protein, mitochondrial-like, which produces MAAAALLRRFKPMFDRVLVERAVAETKTKGGILLPDKSLGKILEATVVAVGPGVRTETGSFIAPSVKVGDKILLPEYGGTTVKLEEKEYHLFRDTDILAKFED; this is translated from the exons ATG GCCGCCGCTGCATTATTGAGACGATTTAAACCAATGTTTGATCGGGTCCTTGTTGAGCGGGCTGTTGcagaaacaaagacaaaagGTGGCATCCTTCTTCCTGATAAATCACTCGGAAAAATCTTAGAAGCTACAGTTGTAGCAGTTGGACCAGGAGTCAGAACTGAG ACTGGATCTTTTATTGCTCCGAGCGTGAAAGTTGGAGATAAAATATTACTTCCAGAGTATGGTGGCACGACAGTCAAGTTGGAAGAGAAG GAGTACCACCTATTCCGAGACACAGACATCCTGGCCAAGTTCGAGGATTGA
- the LOC135500215 gene encoding 60 kDa heat shock protein, mitochondrial-like translates to MYRLPSILRPAVARHLKPALCRAYAKDIKFGADSRAAMLQGVDLLADAVAVTMGPKGRNVIIEQSWGSPKITKDGVTVAKAIDLKDKWQNVGAKLVQDVANNTNEEAGDGTTTATVLARAIAKEGFEKISKGANPIEIRKGVMMAVEHVVDSLRAMSKQVTTPDEIAQVATISANGDKNIGDLISAAMKKVGKDGVITVKDGKTLKDELEIIEGLKFDRGYISPYFMNTPKGAKCEFQDALVLFSEKKISSAQSIIPALEIANTKRKPLLIIAEDIDGEALSTLVLNRLKVGLQVCAVKAPGFGDNRKNTMVDMAIASGGTVFGDEGEMFKLEDVQPHDLGEVGEVVVTKDDTLLMKGKGDAKELEKRLQQIKEEIDRSTSDYEKEKYHERMAKLSNGVAVVKVGGSSEVEVNEKKDRMTDALNATRAAVEEGIVIGGGVALLRCIPGLDNVKVPNNDQQVGVDIVRKALRIPCQTIASNAGVDASLVVAKLQAESVTNTGYDALNDKYVDMITAGIIDPTKVVRTALMDAAGVASLLTTAEAVVTEIPAEEKAGGMPGGGMGGMGGMGGMGGMGGMM, encoded by the exons ATGTATCGTCTACCAAGTATCCTGCGACCGGCGGTGGCTCGACATCTCAAGCCCGCCCTCTGTCGTGCCTATGCTAAGGACATCAAGTTTGGAGCAGACTCCAGAGCTGCCATGCTACAGGGTGTGGACTTGCTAGCTGATGCGGTAGCTGTGACCATGGGACCAAAG GGACGTAATGTCATCATAGAACAAAGCTGGGGCAGCCCAAAGATCACCAAGGATGGTGTGACCGTTGCCAAGGCTATCGACCTCAAAGACAAATGGCAAAACGTTGGTGCTAAACTTGTACAGGACGTAGCGAACAACACAAATGAGGAGGCTGGGGACGGTACCACCACTGCTACTGTCCTGGCCCGTGCTATTGCCAAAGAAGGATTCGAGAAGATTAGCAAGGGAGCTAATCCAATTGAGATTAGAAAAG GGGTAATGATGGCTGTTGAACATGTCGTTGATAGTCTACGAGCCATGTCAAAACAAGTCACAACACCAGATGAGATTGCTCAG GTTGCCACTATCTCTGCAAATGGAGACAAAAATATTGGAGACCTTATTTCAGCAGCGATGAAGAAAGTTGGCAAGGATGGCGTCATCACAGTAAAG GATGGCAAGACGTTGAAAGATGAGCTAGAAATAATTGAGGGGTTGAAGTTTGACCGCGGATACATATCTCCGTACTTCATGAACACACCTAAGGGGGCCAAGTGTGAATTCCAAGATGCATTGGTCCTATTCAGTGAGAAAAAGATCTCCAGCGCGCAATCTATCATTCCTGCTTTAGAAATTGCCAACACGAAGCGAAAACCATTGTTGATTATTGCTGAGGATATTGATGGTGAAGCCCTTAGTACATTAGTTTTGAACAG ATTGAAAGTGGGTCTTCAAGTGTGTGCCGTCAAAGCACCCGGGTTCGGTGACAATAGGAAAAACACCATGGTTGACATGGCGATTGCCTCCGGTGGAACAGTGTTTGGTGACGAGGGAGAGATGTTCAAGCTTGAAGATGTCCAGCCACATGACCTTGGAGAGGTCGGGGAGGTCGTCGTGACCAAGGACGACACACTGCTCATGAAG GGCAAGGGTGATGCCAAGGAACTCGAAAAGCGCCTCCAGCAGATCAAGGAAGAAATCGACCGCTCAACGTCCGATTACgagaaggagaaataccatGAGCGAATGGCCAAACTTTCAAATGGTGTTGCAGTTGTTAAG gtcGGAGGTTCAAGTGAGGTGGAAGTAAATGAGAAGAAGGACCGAATGACAGATGCCCTGAATGCTACCAGAGCAGCGGTTGAAGAAGGCATCGTCATCGGAGGTGGTGTTGCCCTGTTGAGGTGTATCCCGGGTTTAGATAATGTCAAAGTACCTAATAATGACCAGCAAGTTG GTGTTGACATCGTCCGTAAGGCCCTGCGAATCCCTTGCCAAACGATCGCAAGCAATGCTGGTGTCGACGCATCCCTAGTGGTAGCTAAGTTACAGGCTGAGAGTGTAACGAATACAGGATATGACGCCCTCAATGACAAATATGTTGACATGATCACGGCCGGTATCATTGATCCAACAAAG GTTGTACGAACAGCGTTAATGGATGCTGCCGGCGTAGCATCACTCTTGACGACGGCCGAGGCAGTTGTCACGGAAATACCGGCTGAGGAGAAGGCTGGTGGTATGCCCGGTGGTGGAATGGGAGGCATGGGTGGTATGGGAGGTATGGGAGGAATGGGTGGTATGATGTAA
- the LOC135500779 gene encoding uncharacterized protein LOC135500779 has protein sequence MRLSFHIRNTLFCLSLAYLQFVTSKTCVKKSSCRCEYDDGSGAIDFSSLGLTSGEPLIKDQVNTLNSNLYSYNPCHPFTEGDCKEVAACEVAVDPFSGVATYTDIGLQEDSDFLSENEQTAIRYTTGSGIVTQSIVLLICDETQTGTAQFEVVSSSFSSDTFSLKHACMCPGKCSPEAAAVGLGIGSVLCVIFAAVVIGYLIGGVVFMKVARGASGKEVVPNVEFWTDLPVLIKDGTFFLVNKATGKNGTYQNI, from the exons ATGAGACTCTCATTTCACATTCGGAACACCCTATTCTGTCTGTCACTGGCCTATCTACAGTTTGTCACATCCAAAACATGCGTGAAAAAAAGTTCATGTCGATGTGAATATGATGACGGatctggagctattgacttCTCAAGTTTGGGGCTGACTAGTGGTGAACCTTT AATTAAAGACCAAGTGAACACGTTGAATAGCAACCTGTATTCCTACAACCCGTGCCATCCCTTTACAGAGGGGGACTGCAAGGAGGTCGCG GCTTGCGAGGTCGCTGTGGATCCATTCAGCGGCGTGGCGACCTATACGGATATTGGTTTACAAGAAGATTCAGACTTCTTGTCTGAAAATGAACAAACGGCCATCAGATACACAACGGGGTCAGGCATCGTGAC TCAATCTATAGTCCTCCTAATCTGCGATGAAACCCAGACAGGGACAGCACAGTTTGAGGTTGTTAGCTCATCTTTTAGTAGTGAT ACGTTCAGCCTgaagcatgcatgcatgtgtcCTGGGAAATGCTCTCCAGAAGCTGCTGCCGTTGGTTTAGGAATAGGATCAGTGCTGTGTGTCAT CTTTGCAGCAGTGGTTATCGGGTACCTGATCGGGGGTGTCGTCTTCATGAAGGTTGCAAGAGGAGCATCTGGTAAAGAGGTTGTGCCCAATGTGGAATTCTGGACAGATCTGCCAGTGTTGATAAAG GATGGTACTTTCTTCCTGGTGAACAAGGCGACAGGCAAAAATGGAACATATCAGAACATCTAG
- the LOC135500778 gene encoding RNA-binding protein 45-like: MANHLDRNDFCSPPFSRLFIIHGKTIEEATIRDAFEKYGHIEDLFMVRDRLTREYKGFSYVKFEKTSEAALAMEEMTGRALDGSSKPIKVVLANKRGEGNYRDPQEDEKMLRIFVMIPKDYRNKDLRKNFEEFGEIDFVEVVTDRRTGQNKGFGYIKYLRPYHAALAVEKCNRKYKAKFADPPIKDKQRGRDDYGPPMKRGREPYYDDYPDDRNHDMRGRDRGPVYDDRMMDPMPPPIMQNRGLMEQMQLQANIGMGGMGMGMNRGMGMAMGDGPPMGMVDNSMGYVGESSGGALEVEAMISNSHVVRPLLQKLFDLIPGLEYFNYERNSGLATARYATPEAASRCVEKMNGFEYPPGSPINVRYARSSGGGGAGAGTMDVAAVLDSLKGVPNADNLIGAMKQIASILETKSSESTDLNPDGTENVPYCVVPLPQKQPRLSPDAHCEERLFVVCKPFPVNEMILTDAFCRFGNLIEVFLQPGRNFGYARYGSKESAGKAISALNLVEINGQLMKVLVAEAPRKERGDSPHRKRTRNSEHWES; this comes from the exons ATGGCGAACCACCTcgatagaaatgacttttgttCACCACCATTTAGCCGATTATTCATAATCCACGGGAAAACAATCGAAGAAGCGACGATCAGAGATGCCTTTGAGAAATATGGACACATTGAAGACCTTTTTATGGTCAGGGATCGGCTAACCCGCGAGTATAAAG GATTTTCCTATGTGAAGTTTGAAAAGACTTCAGAGGCTGCCCTCGCAATGGAAGAGATGACTGGTCGTGCCCTGGATGGATCTAGTAAACCAATAAAG GTGGTCCTGGCGAACAAAAGAGGTGAAGGAAATTATCGTGATCCGCAAGAAGATGAAAAAATGCTTCGTATCTTTGTCATGATCCCCAAAGATTATCGAAATAAagatttgaggaagaatttcGAG GAATTTGGCGAAATCGACTTTGTAGAAGTTGTCACAGATCGCAGGACTGGCCAGAATAAAGGTTTTGGTTACATCAAGTATCTGCGGCCGTACCATGCGGCATTGGCCGTGGAGAAGTGTAATCGAA AATACAAAGCCAAGTTTGCTGATCCACCTATAAAAGACAAGCAGCGTGGTAGGGATGATTACGGTCCACCAATGAAGCGCGGACGAGAGCCGTATTATGATGATTATCCTGACGACCGTAATCATGATATGAGGGGCCGAGATCGAGGACCAGTTTATGATGACCGAATGATGGACCCAATGCCACCACCTATTATGCAGAATAGAGGGC TGATGGAGCAGATGCAGTTGCAGGCCAACATTGGAATGGGTGGCATGGGAATGGGTATGAATCGAGGAATGGGTATGGCAATGGGTGACGGTCCACCCATGGGAATGGTAGATAACAGTATGGGCTACGTTGGTGAAAGCAGTGGAGGAGCACTGGAAGTCGAGGCCATGATATCCAATTCCCATGTTGTGCGGCCGCTGCTCCAGAAGTTGTTTGACCTCATTCCTGGACTAGAGTACTTTAACTACGAGAGGAATTCAG GTTTGGCAACTGCCCGCTATGCAACTCCTGAGGCTGCTTCCCGTTGTGTGGAGAAGATGAATGGCTTTGAATACCCCCCTGGTAGCCCTATCAACGTGCGCTATGCTAGATCTAGTGGTGGTGGGGGGGCAGGTGCAGGAACCATGGACGTGGCTGCCGTCCTCGACAGCCTGAAGGGAGTGCCGAACGCTGACAACCTGATTGGTGCAATGAAACAG ATTGCCAGCATTTTGGAAACTAAGAGTTCAGAAAGCACAGATCTCAATCCAGATGGTACTGAAAATGTTCCGTACTGCGTTGTCCCACTGCCACAGAAGCAGCCGAGGCTATCTCCGGATGCCCACTGCGAGGAACGACTGTTTGTGGTCTGCAAGCCGTTCCCAGTCAATGAGATGATCTTGACGGATGCATTCTGCCGGTTTGGCAATCTCATTGAGGTCTTCCTGCAACCAG GGAGAAACTTTGGCTATGCCCGCTACGGATCAAAGGAGTCGGCCGGAAAAGCTATCAGCGCACTCAACTTGGTTGAAATCAACGGGCAGCTGATGAAGGTATTGGTTGCTGAAGCCCCGAGGAAGGAACGAGGCGACAGTCCCCATCGCAAGAGAACTCGGAACTCGGAACACTGGGAGAGTTAA
- the LOC135500777 gene encoding uncharacterized protein LOC135500777: MEQEEDENEFYFVKEPIMKQMRENQAVSSPGRRGILCDLNQQQMTGPKNENPASAQHAWACHNAVEKVGSDLSVDCFHVPLQFCDDDDEVFFGPISEKERRRAKKFASRKTIVFDPGFRHDKRTPRRTIDPNEMRLQGIKEGDENSPTLSAMEKEPFPGKKGYSSLSSMSSVGSVNITLPKYSTESNSIAMHSSCSLASQRISDNKAKLNLDSFETIPLGLDTVDSESDFLPVVNARRSEMSLDSLNITRDSLESTKVSYLPETAFPAASDKKSDLHHSWSNPTHTPGGTRRESQRQVQEYLTYLESTSSCSAFSDDAASPDPNGHSKISVKDACHALLSLQIAGDDDNNSKEDSIVPACLVPSEEKLKNCSAVELRNEIPTDEDKGTKTPDTSTSVSEFGGSASTCSSSLLWHQCSHSDCTSSGSSCSYVTSSANESEEIDGSDDDEDEPLARRKLFLESTSPVSGSATRSQSKSSSFNLPSYDGQISDFVDAETIVAVSIQTVEDANAPDDFVPETCKISATDVPFDNAQSECQTSRDVPAKSPVNETPDLPGKMLSAKKGLPAYLELLKVEDITADSEVIEKDLDIIENIECEAVPQLLAKIPADSKTFETTHVAEVNTVDSSSDDGIWNETVDSRDGSSFSDSSQDEVVFHYYSNNKRTLGTCIEEEEEDEEAEEEVADVQEETAIILASLAGQTENDLCRIRNQSTLTSILLDSLEYSADSIKMNSVVAIHPPGQETEQKDAMGEIKRKGSCIDAKSPREATRTSKKMCNTPAKEQAIDISNVSDSECPTPESPKDEAIKDECTPSQPSSLTSLSHTLTGSVALCNGVHSVGLYSPRVRFGSTSSEDALCTNKLRPSSTTSTASDSSSDCIVISPEGKSNKPVDSEDAIKIIELSSDSDSECEMFEENRLDVHESLYSTVRCPRASDEISDVSNFFSMPFAGYASVKVKTEPMESLESKHMNQNEMSSGDSSDSSFEVVSENETKAGPVKEPVESESVEVSKSSARIVAELVEAAEEESFHQPKPDGVTVQARTEAEFEILGVSKTCAYFSALSIEPDPEDKDIVPEQLATLENAVVQNEKKTSLEFEAVYSNWTPIDVKEEPIDLAGEEKDVTATDGEAEKSESLRVMEATTTHPIASAASMTNVSIMNCLVDSGPHSWMDLPHDIRSITSCEIGSKWTDLGPMSSESKTLQTTDNDQQNMSDLLSVSNDSAVQSLEHISTDDAIPWNGGRLEGRTPSSFSESSQEDSGEHEDVPLQVSSPNANLEVFGAETLQSMHTSQAFPSLGALPSVAFGSPNSWFFPPQSLTSADISPERKCDPHVQIKNESCSGFFSYVAKQNEPSSPPFIKQEPEPESPAGAIVSSCEQMQPFKQCSSDKVDGLTTGISFIRSVEDDYSHGHHFKQEDDRIKREDMNRPVPILQALDMPAHITPAESSDEKHVFTSVSDVDFNTMMDIDEVEACEPEGYLSLVSRAVLLGSTDREYDAVSSSDKISSARPDGDNNVAGSGRTLEEKLRELKRLQDEKMKLKEKIENAKSPCSKQKTNIFKQPNAEPPRSAMKKTAHPVLDLTPKHLTKVTKQNTKANGLPRVRLRLQTPGHNTVVRHSPAVKAVSKIKWTEALVVEPEYHTPSKAVRTNKPILVEKPGHVFPYQDEKPSPVGFSRLARTRTLGRKSLEARYAKLLVKEEMERDAQVKAASRGRGKGARHGAKKAPPMDWSQASPKVDTGLTGRRNRGGRPGGIKMEPLDSPRQLVTPVKQEPGSMRPGSSKKK, encoded by the exons TTTCCACGTGCCACTCCaattctgtgatgatgatgatgaagtcttCTTTGGTCCGATCAGCGAGAAGGAGAGGAGGCGTGCGAAGAAATTTGCATCGAGGAAAACCATTGTGTTTGATCCAGGTTTCAGACATGATAAGAGGACGCCTCGTAGGACCATTGATCCCAATGAAATGAGGCTCCAGGGAATCAAGGAGGGGGATGAAAATAGCCCGACGCTGTCAGCTATGGAGAAGGAGCCCTTCCCAGGCAAAAAGGGGTATTCCAGTCTGTCTTCGATGTCTAGTGTTGGAAGTGTCAATATTACACTTCCAAAATACTCAACTGAGTCGAATTCGATCGCGATGCACAGCTCCTGTAGTTTGGCCTCCCAGCGCATCTCAGATAACAAGGCTAAATTGAATCTTGACAGTTTCGAAACTATACCCCTTGGCCTTGACACTGTTGATTCAGAATCTGATTTCCTGCCTGTTGTGAATGCTAGAAGAAGTGAAATGAGCTTGGATAGTCTTAACATTACAAGGGACAGTCTTGAATCAACCAAGGTGTCGTACTTGCCTGAAACTGCATTTCCAGCTGCATCTGATAAAAAGTCAGATCTTCATCACAGCTGGTCCAATCCAACCCACACTCCAGGAGGTACCCGTAGAGAGTCACAACGCCAGGTGCAGGAGTATCTTACCTATTTAGAGAGTACTTCATCTTGCAGTGCTTTCTCTGATGATGCTGCCAGCCCAGATCCCAATGGCCACAGCAAAATTTCAGTGAAAGATGCTTGTCATGCTTTGTTATCTTTGCAAATAGCTGGTGACGATGATAACAACTCAAAAGAAGATTCGATAGTACCAGCTTGTCTTGTCCCAAGTGAGGAGAAACTCAAGAATTGTTCAGCAGTAGAATTGCGCAATGAAATCCCAACAGATGAAGATAAAGGCACCAAGACCCCAGACACTTCAACCTCTGTCAGTGAATTTGGTGGGAGTGCTTCAACTTGCAGTTCGTCGCTATTGTGGCATCAGTGCTCTCACTCTGATTGCACCTCGTCGGGTTCTTCATGTTCCTACGTCACTAGTTCAGCCAATGAGAGCGAGGAGATAGAtggcagtgatgatgatgaagatgaaccCTTGGCACGGCGCAAACTCTTCCTCGAGTCTACATCCCCTGTCAGCGGCTCCGCAACACGCTCTCAAAGTAAATCTTCGTCATTCAATTTACCGAGTTATGATGGTCAGATAAGCGACTTTGTGGATGCCGAAACAATCGTTGCCGTCTCTATTCAAACCGTTGAAGATGCCAATGCTCCAGATGACTTCGTACCAGAGACTTGCAAAATCAGCGCCACTGATGTACCCTTTGATAACGCTCAAAGTGAATGCCAAACCTCCAGGGATGTGCCAGCCAAGAGTCCAGTCAATGAAACTCCCGATTTACCAGGCAAGATGCTATCTGCAAAAAAAGGTCTCCCAGCATATCTAGAGCTGCTAAAAGTTGAAGACATCACTGCCGACTCGGAAGTGATAGAAAAAGATTTAGACATCATTGAAAATATTGAGTGTGAAGCTGTTCCACAGTTGTTGGCTAAGATACCCGCTGACAGCAAAACTTTTGAAACAACTCATGTTGCTGAAGTTAACACTGTCGATTCTTCATCAGATGATGGGATTTGGAATGAAACCGTTGATTCTCGTGACGGTAGCAGTTTTTCTGACTCGTCACAGGATGAGGTTGTGTTCCATTACTATAGCAACAATAAACGGACCCTCGGCACCtgtattgaagaagaagaagaagatgaagaagcaGAAGAGGAAGTTGCAGACGTACAAGAAGAGACTGCCATTATCCTTGCATCGCTTGCGGGACAGACTGAAAATGATCTGTGCAGGATTAGGAACCAAAGCACCCTGACGTCTATCCTTCTTGATAGCCTGGAATATTCTGCAGACAGCATTAAGATGAATTCAGTTGTTGCTATTCATCCTCCTGGCCAAGAAACTGAGCAGAAAGATGCCATGGgtgaaataaagagaaaagGAAGTTGCATTGATGCCAAGTCTCCTCGGGAAGCTACACGTACCTCCAAGAAAATGTGTAACACTCCTGCAAAAGAACAGGCCAttgatatttcaaatgtttCCGACTCCGAATGTCCCACACCAGAATCTCCCAAGGACGAGGCAATCAAAGATGAGTGCACTCCGAGTCAACCATCTTCTCTTACAAGTCTCAGTCACACACTAACGGGCAGTGTGGCTTTATGTAATGGTGTCCACTCAGTCGGGCTTTATAGTCCAAGGGTGAGATTTGGAAGCACTTCATCGGAGGATGCGCTTTGCACCAATAAGTTGAGGCCTAGTTCAACAACAAGCACAGCTTCGGATAGTTCCTCTGACTGCATCGTCATCTCGCCGGAGGGAAAATCGAATAAGCCTGTTGATTCAGAAGATGCTATCAAAATAATTGAGTTGTCATCGGACAGTGACTCGGAGTGTGAGATGTTTGAGGAGAATCGACTTGATGTCCATGAGTCCCTGTATTCCACTGTCAGGTGTCCTCGTGCCAGCGATGAAATCAGCGATGTGTCCAATTTTTTCAGCATGCCTTTTGCAGGTTATGCGTCAGTCAAGGTGAAAACAGAACCAATGGAGTCATTGGAAAGCAAGCAtatgaatcaaaatgaaatgagtAGCGGTGATTCGTCTGACTCAAGTTTTGAAGTTGTGTCTGAAAATGAGACCAAGGCAGGTCCTGTAAAGGAGCCGGTGGAAAGTGAATCTGTAGAGGTGTCTAAGAGCTCTGCTCGAATTGTTGCAGAGCTAGTAGAAGCTGCAGAGGAAGAGAGCTTTCATCAACCGAAGCCAGATGGTGTGACGGTCCAGGCAAGAACCGAGGCCGAATTTGAGATATTGGGTGTCTCCAAAACATGTGCTTACTTTTCTGCTCTTAGTATTGAACCAGATCCCGAAGATAAAGATATTGTTCCAGAGCAGTTGGCAACTTTAGAGAATGCTGTGGTTCAGAATGAAAAGAAAACGTCATTGGAATTTGAAGCCGTCTACTCGAACTGGACTCCTATTGACGTCAAGGAGGAACCGATTGATTTGGCTGGGGAGGAAAAGGACGTCACAGCTACTGATGGAGAAGCAGAGAAGTCTGAGTCGCTTAGAGTTATGGAAGCTACTACTACGCATCCCATCGCATCTGCTGCGTCTATGACCAATGTTTCCATCATGAATTGCCTGGTTGACTCGGGACCACACTCTTGGATGGACCTCCCTCATGACATCAGGAGTATCACATCATGCGAAATAGGTTCAAAGTGGACCGATCTTGGTCCGATGAGCTCAGAATCAAAAACTTTGCAAACTACTGACAATGATCAACAAAATATGTCGGACCTCTTAAGCGTCAGTAACGATTCTGCCGTCCAGAGCCTTGAACACATTTCCACTGATGATGCGATTCCATGGAATGGTGGAAGGTTGGAGGGGCGTACTCCGTCCAGTTTCAGCGAAAGCAGCCAAGAGGACTCCGGAGAGCATGAGGATGTTCCACTTCAAGTGTCAAGCCCAAATGCAAATTTGGAAGTGTTCGGAGCAGAGACCCTACAGTCAATGCATACATCACAGGCATTCCCATCATTAGGTGCTCTACCGTCTGTGGCGTTTGGCTCACCTAATAGTTGGTTCTTCCCTCCtcagagtttgacctctgctgATATATCTCCTGAGAGAAAATGTGACCCTCATGTTCAGATAAAGAATGAATCTTGCTCCGGTTTCTTCTCCTATGTTGCAAAACAAAACGAACCATCTTCACCACCATTTATAAAACAAGAGCCTGAACCAGAATCCCCGGCAGGAGCAATTGTATCCAGCTGTGAACAGATGCAACCATTTAAGCAATGTTCCTCCGACAAAGTCGATGGACTCACTACTGGCATATCTTTTATCAGAAGTGTTGAGGATGATTATAGTCATGGTCATCACTTCAAACAGGAAGACGATCGTATCAAACGTGAAGATATGAACAGGCCGGTTCCCATTCTGCAAGCGCTAGACATGCCTGCTCACATTACACCAGCCGAATCAAGTGATGAGAAGCATGTGTTTACGTCTGTGAGCGATGTGGATTTCAACACGATGATGGATATTGATGAAGTTGAAGCGTGTGAGCCGGAGGGATATCTGAGCCTCGTCAGTCGTGCTGTCCTTCTCGGTTCAACCGATCGGGAGTATGATGCTGTGTCATCGTCTGACAAAA tttccTCAGCACGGCCAGATGGAGACAATAATGTAGCTGGATCTGGTCGAACACTCGAGGAGAAACTCAGAGAACTTAAACGACTACAAGACGAGAAGATGaagctgaaagaaaaaattgaaaatgctAAG TCGCCCTGCTCGAAACAAAAGACAAATATCTTCAAACAGCCTAACGCAGAACCTCCTCGATCGGCCATGAAGAAAACTGCCCATCCAGTTTTAGACCTG ACTCCAAAGCACCTGACAAAAGTGACGAAGCAGAACACCAAAGCGAATGGTTTACCACGGGTGAGACTGAGGCTGCAGACTCCAGGACATAATACTGTCGTTCGCCACA GTCCAGCAGTAAAAGCAGTGAGCAAGATCAAGTGGACAGAGGCCCTTGTCGTAGAACCGGAGTACCACACACCCTCCAAGGCAGTGCGCACCAACAAGCCAATACTGGTCGAG AAACCTGGTCATGTGTTCCCATATCAAGATGAAAAGCCATCACCGGTGGGATTCTCCCGGCTGGCACGGACGCGCACCCTGGGAAGGAAAAGTCTTGAAGCACGCTATGCGAAGTTATTAGTCAAGGAAGAGATGGAACGAGATGCACAAGTCAAAGCAGCATCACGTGGAAGGGGCAAAGGTGCAAGACATGGAGCTaaaaaagcgccccctatggACTGGAGTCAAGCGAGTCCAAAAGTCGATACTGGTTTAACTGGGAGGCGTAATCGAGGAGGGAGGCCCGGCGGTATAAAAATGGAACCATTGGATTCGCCGAGACAACTAGTGACCCCAGTGAAGCAGGAACCTGGGTCTATGAGACCGGGAAGCAGTAAGAAGAAATAG